A region of Massilia sp. WG5 DNA encodes the following proteins:
- the tnpB gene encoding IS66 family insertion sequence element accessory protein TnpB (TnpB, as the term is used for proteins encoded by IS66 family insertion elements, is considered an accessory protein, since TnpC, encoded by a neighboring gene, is a DDE family transposase.), with product MIGLPAGTKIWLAAGITDMRAGMNGLAAKVETALSEDPYCGHVFVFRGRRGDMLKVLWWSGDGLCLLAKRLERGRFVWPQANSGSVSLSQAQLSMLLEGIDWRRPERTWRPTSAL from the coding sequence ATGATCGGCCTGCCCGCCGGTACCAAAATCTGGCTTGCCGCCGGCATTACCGACATGCGTGCCGGGATGAATGGGCTGGCAGCCAAAGTCGAAACGGCGTTATCCGAAGATCCATACTGCGGCCATGTATTCGTGTTTCGCGGTCGACGTGGCGACATGCTCAAGGTGTTATGGTGGTCCGGCGATGGCCTGTGTTTGCTGGCGAAGCGACTCGAGCGAGGCCGCTTCGTCTGGCCGCAGGCGAACAGTGGCAGTGTCTCTCTGAGCCAGGCCCAGTTGTCGATGCTGCTCGAAGGGATCGATTGGCGCCGGCCGGAACGCACCTGGCGGCCGACGTCAGCCTTGTAA
- a CDS encoding transposase encodes MDTVGESGNRKGRPNYPVDFKRRLATSACEPGVSVSKLAQQHGLNVNMLFKWRRDLRAGLMAEAGPQSTHLVPVVVQRTPLLPVLPSATAPARPIEIVIADAVVRVSAGTDVALLQLVLQSLRT; translated from the coding sequence ATGGACACTGTTGGCGAGTCAGGCAACCGTAAAGGACGCCCAAATTATCCTGTCGACTTCAAGCGCCGGCTGGCGACGTCGGCGTGCGAGCCCGGTGTATCGGTATCGAAGCTGGCGCAGCAACATGGGCTCAACGTGAACATGTTGTTCAAGTGGCGCCGCGACCTGCGCGCTGGCCTGATGGCCGAAGCAGGCCCCCAGTCGACGCATTTGGTGCCCGTGGTGGTGCAGCGCACGCCGCTACTTCCCGTACTTCCGAGTGCCACGGCGCCGGCACGCCCTATCGAGATCGTCATCGCTGACGCCGTTGTCCGCGTCAGCGCCGGGACCGATGTCGCGCTGCTTCAGCTGGTCCTCCAGAGTCTACGCACATGA
- a CDS encoding sensor domain-containing diguanylate cyclase: protein MTGHSLKFKATFLALLITAVVVLATSLEIFLDYRDTEERSYGTAADITRVVERQTRDTVTYVDHSLDAASNLLRVSRSVGGIRQPEVWKVLRGYCLTLIGCRAIWIVDSDGKVVTQTTDREATYDVSDRALFQRARDTRKRYIDMAMVSRLPGSPILFSVSKPVYDSEGSFLAVVVVGMETTQLTSFFSLFGFSVEPAVAVYKSNAGLVARHPGMAEHVGKVNSTSKVFTTLLPKSPAGTFESLSPLDKKQRLAAYRALPDLDLVIFAGVEKKSAFAPWRARTLRHLTIIAGVLVLIWSALFAAYRPIAEQSVLRAENSYLDDLAFTDSLTGIGNRRLFDSTLKRDWSKHLRTSAPLSIVLMDIDCFKQFNDHYGHQAGDDCLRQIAQAIQGCLQRGEDLLARYGGEEFVAVLDCGREAAVSIADRMRRQVEALHIPHGYSEASSVVTASFGVSSTEGVHVQSVDELVTSADTALYAAKASGRNKVVSAHPLSHADNAI, encoded by the coding sequence ATGACAGGACACTCGCTTAAGTTCAAGGCAACGTTCCTTGCGCTACTAATTACTGCCGTGGTCGTCCTCGCCACGTCCCTCGAAATCTTTTTGGATTACCGTGATACCGAGGAACGTAGCTACGGGACAGCTGCGGACATTACGCGAGTGGTCGAGCGGCAAACCCGCGACACTGTTACCTATGTGGACCATAGTCTCGATGCCGCATCGAACTTGCTCCGGGTTTCGCGCTCAGTAGGAGGTATTCGTCAACCAGAAGTATGGAAGGTACTCCGCGGCTACTGCCTTACTTTGATTGGGTGCCGTGCCATTTGGATTGTGGACTCGGACGGAAAAGTCGTAACGCAAACTACCGACAGAGAAGCAACTTATGATGTTTCGGACCGGGCTCTTTTCCAGCGCGCTCGTGATACACGAAAGCGCTATATCGACATGGCGATGGTGTCACGTTTGCCCGGGTCTCCTATCCTCTTTAGTGTGTCAAAACCAGTCTACGACTCTGAAGGCAGTTTTCTCGCAGTGGTGGTGGTTGGGATGGAAACCACTCAGCTGACATCGTTCTTTTCGTTGTTTGGCTTTTCGGTTGAGCCGGCCGTCGCGGTTTATAAAAGCAATGCAGGCTTAGTTGCGCGCCATCCAGGGATGGCTGAGCACGTCGGCAAGGTGAACTCTACAAGTAAGGTCTTTACAACGCTCCTGCCGAAGTCGCCTGCAGGAACTTTTGAGTCCTTGTCCCCACTGGACAAAAAACAGCGACTAGCCGCGTACCGCGCCTTGCCAGACCTTGACCTAGTGATTTTTGCAGGTGTTGAAAAGAAGTCCGCATTTGCGCCATGGCGCGCACGAACGCTGCGCCACCTTACGATTATTGCGGGAGTCTTAGTGCTCATATGGAGCGCGCTGTTTGCCGCCTATCGCCCTATCGCTGAACAATCCGTTCTCCGCGCTGAAAACAGTTACCTGGATGACCTAGCGTTCACAGACTCGTTGACAGGCATAGGCAACCGCCGTCTGTTTGACAGTACCCTTAAACGTGACTGGAGTAAGCACCTTCGTACTAGCGCACCGCTATCAATTGTGCTTATGGACATCGACTGCTTTAAGCAATTCAACGACCATTATGGACATCAAGCTGGGGACGATTGCTTGCGCCAGATTGCGCAAGCTATCCAGGGTTGTCTACAGCGTGGGGAGGACTTGTTAGCGCGCTACGGTGGTGAAGAATTTGTTGCCGTGCTTGATTGTGGTCGTGAGGCGGCTGTCTCAATCGCAGACAGGATGCGGCGCCAGGTTGAAGCCCTCCACATTCCTCACGGCTACTCCGAAGCTAGCTCGGTCGTCACAGCTAGCTTTGGTGTGAGCAGCACAGAAGGCGTCCATGTACAAAGTGTAGACGAACTAGTGACATCAGCAGACACTGCGCTCTACGCAGCCAAAGCAAGTGGCAGGAACAAAGTAGTTTCTGCGCATCCCCTATCTCATGCTGATAACGCAATATAG
- a CDS encoding PAS domain S-box protein — MMNDSSLTRPVFSADVVDLLGYQREAFQQVDAGSTVVQVLGDFALKCEGLADAKVHLTFLLQSASSQRLQHVALQTLPAQYRGAIEDSTGHATPVLPEPFGQEREERHLVDIAQESQWPEWRAIALTNGLRAIWSAPILLGTGQVAGGVVCYFEQPRVLDAHDYGMLALIAQTAALVLDRHTVAHSMLAAQDRHRQIFNSATDFAIVATDLQGVVTDWNEGAHRILGWTEEEALGFRLHRIFTPEDVACGRPEIEMQTTLQEGFSPDERWHLRKSGERFWAVGQMTPLKAATGEVVGFLKVLRDRTDQKLNETRKEIHAASLETQVVERTRERDLIWKNSLDLLLEIHFDGVIHAINPAWTTTLGYGESDLLGHYFEPFVHPDDVQATVGAIAAASKGPLESFEVRLRHQDGSYRWFAWHAAPEAGMVYANGRDITYLKKQEEQLTQANEARLQLALDAGRMGVWEWNLDSDEIIWLHGAAGVHGLPASEGPLPMPLAGYLDYVHPEDQLVLADIMTKALQTAQNAHAEYRVTWPDGSIHWLEARGFMIVNEQSEAVHMVGVSTDITERKRTEADLQFLADASAELAGLIDPNQTLQRLAYLAVPHFADWCTAFLLQQDGSIKQVALAHVDPQKVELAKRLHKQFPPEVHAPRGVWNVIRNGQVEYAREITTEMVEANTPQPEKLALLKSLGLRSYVTAPLRVHGKVIGAVSFIAAESGRLYDDNDIKLAEDLAHRAAIAIDNAQLYRTLEQSDKGKSVFLATLSHELRNPLAAITNGLSLMRLVIDDKKRVEQTMTLMNRQATQLTRLVDDLMDVSRIATGKVVLQKQIVNLANVITDAVESTRQEVEANRHTLSLHLPGEASELFADPARLLQVFANLLSNAARYTNAGGQIDVTLERSNGEYLVRVRDTGIGIEAEMLPKVFNLFTQVVHPAQRSQGGLGIGLSLVDGLVKLHEGKVEAFSAGLGQGSEFVVHLPCEANSSTEAESVGTETPSLSTRKKFLVVDDNQDAAVTLAELLRTLDQDVELAYDGLSAVSTAEALQPDIVILDIGLPGIDGYEAARRILANPANNRPILIALTGWGEEGDKKQAAEAGFDAHLLKPVEFTRLTKLLQTFESNQSVKGA, encoded by the coding sequence ATGATGAACGATTCGTCTTTGACCCGTCCTGTTTTCTCGGCGGATGTAGTTGACTTGCTTGGCTATCAACGCGAGGCATTCCAACAAGTTGACGCTGGTTCTACGGTTGTCCAAGTGTTGGGTGATTTTGCTCTGAAGTGCGAAGGACTAGCGGACGCCAAAGTACACCTCACTTTCCTTCTGCAAAGCGCTTCGTCTCAACGGCTACAGCATGTAGCTTTGCAGACGCTGCCGGCACAGTATCGTGGAGCTATCGAAGACAGTACTGGTCATGCAACGCCTGTGTTACCTGAGCCGTTTGGACAGGAGCGCGAGGAAAGGCATTTGGTTGATATCGCACAGGAGTCACAGTGGCCTGAATGGCGAGCAATCGCACTTACCAATGGCTTACGCGCCATCTGGTCAGCTCCCATCCTGCTTGGCACTGGCCAAGTTGCGGGCGGTGTAGTTTGCTACTTTGAGCAGCCAAGAGTCTTGGATGCCCATGACTACGGGATGCTTGCCCTGATTGCGCAAACTGCAGCGCTAGTACTAGACCGTCACACAGTCGCGCACTCAATGTTGGCCGCGCAGGACCGGCACCGCCAAATCTTCAATAGCGCGACTGACTTCGCTATTGTCGCGACAGACCTTCAGGGAGTGGTAACTGACTGGAACGAAGGTGCACATCGTATCTTGGGCTGGACCGAGGAGGAAGCATTAGGTTTTAGGCTGCATCGTATCTTCACTCCGGAGGACGTGGCGTGCGGTCGCCCGGAAATCGAGATGCAGACTACCTTGCAAGAGGGTTTCTCGCCTGACGAACGCTGGCATTTGCGTAAGTCGGGAGAGCGCTTCTGGGCGGTTGGTCAGATGACGCCGTTGAAAGCAGCTACTGGTGAGGTCGTCGGATTTCTGAAGGTGCTGCGTGACCGAACCGACCAAAAGCTCAACGAGACACGAAAAGAAATACATGCTGCTAGTCTTGAAACGCAAGTGGTTGAACGCACTCGCGAGCGCGACCTTATCTGGAAAAACTCTCTCGACTTGCTGTTAGAAATTCACTTCGATGGAGTCATCCACGCAATCAATCCTGCTTGGACAACAACGCTAGGCTATGGTGAGAGTGACCTTCTGGGACACTATTTTGAGCCCTTCGTTCATCCCGACGATGTTCAGGCAACAGTCGGTGCCATTGCTGCCGCAAGCAAAGGTCCGCTCGAAAGTTTTGAAGTTAGGTTGCGGCACCAGGACGGCTCATATCGTTGGTTTGCTTGGCATGCAGCTCCAGAGGCCGGGATGGTCTATGCAAACGGCCGCGACATCACTTACCTGAAGAAGCAAGAGGAGCAGCTTACCCAAGCTAATGAAGCTAGGCTCCAGCTTGCGCTAGACGCGGGCAGGATGGGTGTATGGGAATGGAACCTGGACTCTGACGAAATCATCTGGCTTCATGGCGCGGCAGGAGTGCATGGCTTGCCGGCATCCGAAGGACCTCTGCCAATGCCACTAGCTGGCTATCTGGATTACGTGCATCCAGAAGACCAGCTGGTACTTGCGGACATCATGACCAAAGCTTTGCAAACGGCCCAAAATGCGCATGCAGAGTACCGAGTAACTTGGCCTGACGGCAGCATTCACTGGCTTGAGGCACGAGGCTTCATGATAGTGAATGAACAGAGCGAAGCAGTTCACATGGTCGGCGTGAGCACGGATATTACCGAACGGAAGCGAACGGAAGCTGACCTTCAGTTCCTTGCCGATGCAAGCGCTGAATTAGCTGGGCTGATTGACCCGAACCAAACGCTGCAACGTCTGGCATACCTTGCAGTACCTCATTTTGCTGACTGGTGTACCGCGTTTCTGCTCCAGCAAGACGGGTCGATTAAGCAGGTCGCGCTGGCCCATGTGGACCCACAGAAGGTAGAGCTCGCAAAACGGCTTCACAAGCAGTTTCCTCCTGAGGTGCATGCACCACGTGGCGTATGGAACGTGATTCGGAACGGCCAAGTCGAGTACGCTCGAGAAATCACTACAGAGATGGTCGAGGCAAATACGCCTCAACCTGAAAAGCTAGCCTTACTGAAGTCGTTGGGCTTAAGGTCGTACGTTACGGCGCCGCTTCGTGTACACGGTAAGGTCATTGGCGCTGTATCTTTTATCGCCGCAGAGTCGGGTAGGCTATATGACGACAACGACATCAAGTTGGCGGAGGACCTGGCGCATCGGGCCGCTATTGCCATTGATAACGCACAGCTCTATCGCACCCTAGAGCAGTCTGATAAAGGTAAAAGCGTATTCCTGGCTACGCTGTCGCACGAGCTGCGTAACCCGTTGGCTGCTATCACTAACGGGTTGAGCTTGATGCGGCTCGTGATAGACGACAAAAAGCGTGTTGAGCAAACAATGACGTTAATGAATCGTCAGGCCACCCAGCTTACGCGACTAGTAGATGACCTGATGGACGTATCAAGAATTGCCACAGGCAAAGTTGTCCTACAAAAGCAAATCGTCAATCTGGCCAACGTTATAACTGACGCTGTTGAAAGTACTCGCCAAGAAGTAGAAGCGAACAGGCACACATTATCTCTGCATCTTCCAGGTGAGGCGTCAGAGCTGTTTGCTGACCCGGCACGACTGCTGCAGGTATTCGCTAATCTGCTGAGCAATGCAGCAAGATACACCAACGCCGGTGGGCAGATTGACGTTACGCTCGAGCGAAGCAACGGTGAGTACTTGGTACGAGTTCGCGATACAGGTATCGGCATCGAAGCTGAGATGCTCCCCAAAGTGTTCAATCTCTTCACTCAAGTAGTTCATCCCGCGCAGCGTAGCCAAGGCGGCTTGGGTATCGGATTGTCGCTGGTCGATGGCCTAGTCAAACTGCACGAAGGGAAAGTTGAAGCATTCAGTGCCGGCTTAGGTCAAGGTAGTGAGTTCGTAGTGCACTTACCTTGCGAAGCAAATAGCAGTACTGAGGCTGAATCTGTCGGTACTGAAACTCCGTCGCTTTCAACGCGAAAGAAGTTTCTGGTGGTAGATGATAACCAGGATGCCGCAGTCACCTTAGCTGAACTTCTACGCACGTTGGACCAAGATGTCGAGCTAGCGTATGACGGTTTGTCGGCCGTATCAACGGCAGAGGCTCTACAACCTGACATCGTCATCTTAGACATCGGTCTGCCTGGAATCGATGGCTATGAGGCAGCACGCAGAATTCTGGCGAACCCAGCAAATAACCGACCAATCCTGATAGCGCTGACTGGGTGGGGGGAAGAGGGTGATAAAAAGCAGGCGGCCGAAGCTGGATTCGACGCACACTTGCTGAAGCCAGTTGAGTTCACGAGACTAACTAAACTTTTACAGACATTTGAGAGCAACCAATCGGTCAAAGGTGCTTGA